The Tigriopus californicus strain San Diego chromosome 5, Tcal_SD_v2.1, whole genome shotgun sequence genome includes a region encoding these proteins:
- the LOC131880972 gene encoding protein GPR108-like, with protein MMMMTTTTLRPLGSAARQSVRWSLLLLVVIWGAWGGGRVTVQARKHHLALASDARRFFPISTFGFYAGGFLAVNVSGFHVHPTLMPADDHHNDDDGIHDRKNPRDDLNHTHGPHWAAGAPAPSVPILGFSIDRTTNDALNPYVETSEFRCILEADPGRHGASPARLHPAHRPSAGHGWPSGNGLVRFRLNFQTNRTEVSCSENIQSLNIFPNVQPVQAILAKAALGGQTFSDSGMFPSLWPARKSEAPESAPPQKRSSSALTTPAPAGGPCSPLSLPLYQSVGPDGRVYYNTSFVIYVANEKEEGLYSLYFHNCYNYARDGRPKLRVDFAVDIEEKNGNSYLSAGQMPLPALYILMAVLFFLSGCFWVFILRKNGSERVFRIHWIMAALVYLKSLSLLFHGINYQKIEEHGHNIESWAILFYVTHLLKGALLFFTIILIGSGWVFIKHIFSDKEKRMFMIVLPLQVLANVAYIIVEESEEGEANHNSWREVLTLVDLLCCGAILFPVVWSIRHLQESSQTDGKATVSLEKLKLFRHFYIMVVCYIYFTRIIVYLLQITVPFKYEWLDEMFKEMATFVFFVMTGYKFRPASDNPYFSVPMDDEDYDMQEVLIGSTGLNERVSKRKKRFLVDDEDDSDDDEGMVFFPTDQSVRENNRSGAQFLASATGRRPENSHDLD; from the coding sequence atgatgatgatgacgacgacgacgctGAGGCCACTGGGCTCAGCCGCCCGTCAGTCTGTCCGGTGGAGCCTGCTCTTGCTGGTGGTGATCTGGGGGGCCTGGGGCGGAGGCCGAGTCACAGTCCAAGCTCGCAAGCATCATTTGGCGCTGGCCTCGGACGCCCGCCGGTTCTTCCCCATTTCCACCTTCGGCTTCTACGCCGGCGGCTTCCTGGCCGTCAATGTGTCCGGCTTCCACGTGCACCCCACGCTCATGCCGGCCGACGACCAccacaacgacgacgacggcatCCACGACAGGAAGAACCCCCGGGACGACCTCAACCACACCCACGGCCCGCATTGGGCTGCGGGCGCACCAGCCCCGTCCGTGCCCATCCTGGGCTTCTCCATTGACCGCACCACCAACGACGCTCTCAACCCGTACGTGGAGACGTCAGAATTCCGGTGCATTCTGGAAGCGGACCCGGGCCGCCACGGGGCCAGTCCCGCGCGTCTCCACCCCGCTCACCGGCCCAGTGCGGGCCACGGTTGGCCCAGTGGCAACGGCTTGGTCCGCTTCCGCCTCAACTTCCAGACCAACCGGACCGAGGTGTCCTGCTCCGAGAACATCCAGTCGCTCAACATCTTCCCCAACGTCCAGCCTGTGCAGGCCATCCTGGCCAAGGCCGCCTTGGGCGGGCAGACCTTTTCCGACTCGGGCATGTTTCCCTCGCTTTGGCCGGCCCGGAAATCGGAGGCGCCCGAGTCGGCCCCGCCCCAGAAGCGCTCGTCCTCGGCGCTGACCACCCCCGCGCCGGCCGGTGGTCCCTGTTCGCCCTTGAGCTTGCCCTTGTACCAAAGTGTGGGCCCGGATGGGCGGGTCTATTACAACACCAGCTTCGTGATCTACGTGGCCAATGAAAAGGAGGAGGGCTTGTACTCGTTGTACTTTCACAATTGCTACAATTACGCCCGGGATGGCCGGCCCAAGTTGCGGGTCGATTTCGCGGTGGACATTGAGGAGAAAAACGGCAACAGCTATTTGTCGGCCGGTCAGATGCCGTTGCCCGCGCTCTACATTCTCATGGCCGTGTTGTTCTTCTTGTCGGGCTGCTTCTGGGTGTTCATCTTGCGCAAGAACGGGAGTGAGCGCGTGTTCCGCATTCACTGGATCATGGCGGCTTTGGTGTACTTGAAATCGCTCTCGCTCCTGTTTCACGGCATCAACTACCAAAAGATCGAAGAGCACGGCCACAACATCGAAAGTTGGGCCATCCTCTTCTACGTAACGCATCTCCTCAAGGGCGCCCTCTTGTTCTTCACCATCATCCTGATCGGTTCCGGCTGGGTCTTCATCAAGCACATCTTCTCGGACAAGGAGAAGCGCATGTTCATGATCGTCCTGCCCCTGCAAGTGTTGGCTAACGTGGCCTACATCATTGTGGAGGAGTCCGAGGAGGGCGAGGCCAACCACAACTCGTGGCGCGAGGTGCTCACCCTGGTGGATCTCCTGTGTTGCGGCGCCATCCTTTTCCCGGTGGTGTGGTCCATCCGGCATTTGCAGGAGTCCTCGCAGACCGACGGCAAGGCCACCGTGTCGTTGGAGAAGCTCAAGCTGTTTCGCCATTTCTACATCATGGTCGTGTGCTATATCTACTTCACGCGCATTATCGTCTACTTGCTCCAGATCACGGTGCCCTTCAAGTACGAATGGCTGGACGAGATGTTCAAGGAAATGGCCACCTTCGTCTTTTTTGTCATGACCGGCTACAAGTTTCGACCGGCCTCGGACAACCCGTACTTCAGTGTGCCCATGGACGACGAGGATTATGACATGCAGGAGGTGCTCATCGGCTCCACCGGCCTCAACGAGCGGGTGAGTAAGCGCAAGAAGCGCTTCTTGGTCGACGATGAAGACGACAGTGACGACGATGAGGGCATGGTGTTCTTCCCCACCGACCAATCCGTCCGGGAGAACAACCGAAGTGGTGCCCAATTCCTGGCCTCGGCTACTGGTCGAAGACCGGAAAATAGTCATGACTTGGATTAG
- the LOC131880971 gene encoding interference hedgehog-like, whose product MRASSLFSTLIWAAIGFDSLVGVSISQDIQSHAHPPLSQRNLGLWFVEHPQYSVALPGDRVYFSCETNRGSSDHSIRWMHNRQLIPENDPNYQMSNGALTLEMHPTAELSQNQSGEYQCVSSLHRRWSIASLPASLSIAKLEDFMFERPKTLEAYRGNDVVIECAQAPESNPPAFIQFYQDGRPLEGSMADESVANWELLQGETLLIYNVNDRNAGQYSCSAFNHITNEKKMSQSHTTLVVKEPNRNEKSRLTFRPRDRYSVPLGENITIPCVASGNPKPAIIWTRVGSNHPLPAKHGCLTIAKAKEIDSGSYMCAIYNGSRRFLRKTTVIVLIPPIFTKVPKLVGNPQVNPGQTVYFHCQASGTPMPDLVWYFNGLPLPMDENHVVLANGTLMLGPVTKTDEGVYQCFLSNNIGRNFTNVVLQVKSNSMLSAREDGDQVDRPNTLDHLRSYPPSKPNVTQTARDSILLTWIVPDMPNAMPIEFFKVQFREFRRGHPRSEWRTLDEEIMGRSRSFEVIGLKDQVKYRFRIVAVYANHDNRQGPLSKRFKLDTEYRLDEAPKVAPIITEVLPLSEKSLRVGWRMPSVTDQPIEGYFIFIRRFHPRESRFRKVTMIGKESHSYIFEELEPSQNYEIKVEAFNFQGNSPSSRMTRRSTLPHPQSAESSHLLENGAIGSSSPIPPGNLDNLDNDWLRNNELDLTSDVISDHQVLLYLVIGAILVGLLLVLIVCCSVVGCIQKRRAHKNMTSSNVAIHEKYLDTARRITLNHSGRDGGLDSHAFNYHERFQSDPQLSSTPEDDPPTTMETSFSSPNRLSQMLQHSNQIQLAHSVTTSGEGGLTPHSNVLGSSSVVSCEGSLNNNGGEISFQSEDQVSLGYDEYTDEPSRTSWKRRRKSEELL is encoded by the coding sequence ATGAGAGCATCATCCCTCTTTTCCACACTAATTTGGGCGGCCATTGGGTTTGACTCCTTAGTGGGTGTTTCCATTTCCCAAGATATCCAAAGCCACGCTCATCCTCCGTTATCCCAACGCAACCTAGGTCTTTGGTTTGTGGAGCATCCTCAGTATTCAGTGGCATTGCCCGGCGATCGGGTCTATTTCAGCTGTGAGACCAACCGAGGCTCGAGCGACCATTCCATTCGGTGGATGCACAACCGCCAGCTCATCCCGGAAAATGATCCCAATTATCAGATGTCCAATGGCGCTCTCACCCTGGAGATGCATCCCACGGCCGAACTCAGCCAGAACCAAAGCGGCGAATATCAATGCGTGAGCAGTCTTCATCGCCGTTGGAGTATAGCCTCTCTGCCAGCCAGTTTGTCGATCGCCAAATTGGAAGATTTTATGTTCGAGCGGCCCAAAACGCTGGAGGCCTATCGCGGCAATGATGTGGTGATAGAGTGCGCTCAAGCTCCCGAGTCCAATCCCCCGGCTTTCATTCAGTTCTACCAGGATGGCAGACCTTTGGAAGGGTCCATGGCAGACGAGTCCGTGGCCAATTGGGAGCTCTTGCAGGGCGAAACCCTATTGATCTACAACGTGAATGATCGGAACGCGGGTCAGTACTCTTGCAGTGCTTTCAATCACATCACGAACGAGAAGAAAATGTCTCAATCCCACACCACGTTGGTGGTGAAAGAGCCCAATCGAAATGAGAAGTCTCGCTTGACCTTCCGTCCCCGAGATCGGTACTCGGTGCCTTTGGGAGAAAATATCACCATTCCTTGCGTGGCCTCGGGCAATCCCAAGCCGGCCATCATCTGGACTCGGGTTGGAAGTAATCATCCACTTCCAGCCAAGCACGGGTGCCTCACCATTGCGAAGGCCAAAGAGATTGATAGTGGCAGCTACATGTGCGCAATCTACAATGGCTCTCGACGGTTCCTCCGCAAAACGACTGTCATTGTTCTCATCCCTCCCATCTTCACCAAGGTCCCCAAACTAGTGGGCAATCCCCAAGTGAATCCCGGTCAAACGGTGTATTTCCATTGTCAAGCATCGGGCACACCTATGCCCGACCTGGTGTGGTATTTCAATGGGCTCCCGCTTCCAATGGACGAAAATCATGTCGTTCTGGCCAACGGAACACTCATGCTCGGCCCTGTGACCAAGACAGATGAGGGCGTCTACCAGTGCTTTCTATCCAATAATATAGGCCGAAACTTCACCAACGTCGTGCTCCAGGTCAAATCCAATTCAATGCTAAGTGCTCGTGAAGACGGTGACCAGGTTGACAGGCCAAATACATTGGATCACCTCCGATCCTATCCCCCGTCGAAACCCAATGTTACGCAGACGGCCAGAGATTCGATCCTGTTGACTTGGATCGTCCCAGACATGCCCAATGCCATGCCCATCGAGTTCTTTAAGGTCCAATTCCGAGAATTCCGCCGAGGACACCCTCGCTCGGAATGGCGGACTTTGGATGAGGAGATCATGGGTCGGTCGCGCAGCTTTGAGGTGATCGGGCTCAAGGACCAAGTCAAGTATCGCTTTCGCATCGTGGCAGTCTATGCCAACCATGACAATCGCCAAGGCCCACTGTCCAAGCGATTCAAGCTGGACACCGAGTACCGCTTGGATGAGGCCCCCAAGGTTGCCCCCATCATCACGGAGGTGTTGCCCTTGAGCGAAAAGTCGCTTCGTGTGGGTTGGAGAATGCCATCCGTGACCGATCAGCCCATCGAAGGCTATTTCATATTCATTCGAAGATTCCACCCCCGGGAGAGCCGTTTCAGAAAGGTCACTATGATTGGCAAGGAGTCTCACTCGTACATTTTTGAAGAGCTCGAGCCTTCGCAGAATTACGAGATCAAAGTGGAGGCGTTCAATTTCCAAGGCAACTCGCCCAGTTCGAGGATGACCCGTCGATCTACTCTACCTCACCCTCAATCCGCTGAATCCTCTCATCTTCTCGAAAACGGGGCCATTGGATCATCCTCGCCCATCCCACCGGGCAATCTGGACAATCTGGACAATGACTGGCTCCGCAATAACGAATTGGATCTGACGAGTGACGTCATATCCGACCATCAAGTCTTGTTGTATCTGGTTATTGGGGCCATCCTAGTGGGCTTGCTCCTGGTTCTGATTGTGTGCTGCTCCGTGGTTGGATGCATTCAAAAGAGGCGGGCCCACAAGAACATGACCAGTTCGAATGTGGCCATTCACGAGAAATATCTGGATACTGCCCGTCGTATCACACTTAATCACTCGGGGCGTGACGGTGGTCTGGATTCACACGCCTTCAATTACCACGAACGCTTCCAAAGTGACCCTCAACTGTCTTCCACCCCCGAGGATGACCCTCCAACGACGATGGAGACATCCTTTTCATCGCCAAATCGCTTGTCTCAGATGTTGCAACATTCCAATCAAATCCAGCTAGCTCATTCAGTCACAACGTCGGGGGAGGGCGGGCTCACGCCCCATTCGAATGTCCTGGGCTCCTCCTCCGTCGTATCTTGTGAAGGAAGCCTCAATAATAATGGTGGCGAGATCTCATTTCAGTCCGAAGATCAAGTGTCACTCGGATACGACGAGTATACGGATGAACCCTCACGTACGTCTTGGAAACGTCGACGAAAGAGTGAAGAGCTCCTTTAG
- the LOC131880974 gene encoding protein regulator of cytokinesis 1-like, whose protein sequence is MNSNTKSQSLSTITSLVSSRFDELWSLWSQMDLDPRALTDRVSIVEREMTKHLGRMIHEEEGYVAKITDLIEAHARERHRLTKELGTHVTDPDPDLGLIKLEKELRVQVSELRTEKEHRMEEVLQLKRSDEALCQSMEVEPFPIATDLIPTDTQMSALKAHIRDMQTLKNQRSAQFSDMKLAIIDLLERLEAEPNTTFERTLVCENDAAFILSTPNLQSVKDMLRRLEERLAANRDHAQNLREKIYSLIRKLGQEEAERQRVEIELGGHSPREIKELQQILNELEVLKSEKMEQFIHATRQDLIELWDKCYYSQSQRDKFSPFFDTNYNDELLSIHEIEVERLKSYHEANRDLFQKVAKRQDLWKKMLELEAKQKDPGHLLKAKGNTLLLEERDRKRVNKQLPKIEQELMDEMAQFLEIHGRPFLVGGVSYEDFVEAQVFEHNRLVEDEKQAKLEARKKQNFHETVYGSKPVTPAANRAGAKRKATGQTPVNDSKRYRPELTTRSVSTLRSPYVRAPLSSAKKTHSAHQTSRYGLRPQAAKRKILGDRNDTFMAGHASQPPRGGVPTCSITSVVSDDFFRDIPHSALTSTFQNTPEASSFCFSSASTSASANVAAVAVNASCQNLRARPRNLHSKNVEHLSSKSTSTLR, encoded by the exons ATGAATTCCAACACGAAATCCCAATC ATTGTCGACGATCACAAGCCTGGTGAGCTCTCGCTTCGACGAATTATGGTCGCTGTGGTCGCAAATGGACCTGGATCCACGGGCTTTGACGGATCGGGTCTCGATCGTGGAGCGCGAAATGACCAAGCATTTGGGACGCATGATCCACGAAGAGGAGGGATACGTGGCCAAGATCACGGATCTCATCGAGGCTCACGCCAGAGAGCGACATCGACTGACCAAG GAATTGGGCACACACGTCACGGATCCGGATCCGGATTTGGGACTTATCAAGCTTGAGAAGGAGCTCCGCGTGCAAGTCAGTGAGTTACGGACCGAGAAAGAGCATCGCATGGAGGAGGTGCTCCAACTCAAACGGAGCGACGAGGCGCTCTGTCAAAGTATGGAGGTCGAGCCCTTCCCTATCGCCACCGACCTCATCCCCACTGACACCCAAATGAGCGCGCTCAAGGCTCACATTCGTGACATGCAG ACGCTCAAGAACCAACGCTCGGCCCAGTTTTCCGACATGAAGTTGGCCATCATCGACCTGCTCGAGCGATTGGAAGCCGAACCCAACACGACGTTTGAGCGGACCTTGGTGTGTGAAAACGATGCTGCTTTTATCCTGTCCACCCCAAACCTTCAGTCTGTCAAAGACATGCTACGACGATTGGAAGAGCGCCTGGCCGCCAACCGAGACCACGCCCAAAATCTCCGCGAAAAGATTTATTCCCTCATCCGAAAATTGGGT CAAGAAGAGGCTGAACGGCAACGGGTCGAAATTGAATTGGGCGGACACTCGCCTCGCGAAATTAAGGAG CTTCAACAAATCCTCAACGAGCTGGAAGTGCTCAAGAGTGAGAAGATGGAGCAATTCATCCATGCCACCCGCCAAGATCTGATCGAGCTCTGGGATAAATGCTACTACAGCCAGAGCCAGCGTGACAAGTTCAGCCCCTTCTTTGACACCAACTACAACGACGAACTACTCAGCATCCACGAAATCGAGGTGGAGCGCCTCAAGAGCTACCACGAGGCCAATCGTGATCTATTCCAGAAAGTGGCCAAGCGGCAAGATCTGTGGAAGAAGATGCTGGAGTTGGAGGCCAAACAAAAGGACCCCGGACATTTGCTCAAAGCCAAAGGCAACACCCTCCTACTGGAAGAGCGGGATCGAAAGCGGGTCAACAAGCAGTTACCCAAGATCGAGCAAGAGCTCATGGATGAGATGGCCCAATTCTTGGAGATCCATGGACGGCCTTTCTTAGTGGGAGGCGTCTCTTACGAGGACTTCGTCGAGGCCCAGGTGTTCGAGCACAACCGATTGGTCGAGGACGAGAAGCAGGCCAAGCTCGAGGCCCGGAAGAAGCAGAACTTCCACGAGACCGTTTACGGCTCCAAGCCCGTGACGCCGGCGGCCAATCGCGCGGGTGCCAAACGTAAGGCCACGGGCCAGACGCCGGTCAACGACTCGAAACGCTATCGACCCGAGCTCACCACCCGATCCGTGTCCACGCTCCGATCACCTTATGTCAGAGCACCCCTGTCCTCGGCCAAAAAGACCCATTCCGCCCATCAAACCTCCAGG TACGGCCTCAGACCCCAAGCAGCCAAAAGGAAAATCTTGGGCGACCGGAATGATACTTTCATGGCCGGACACGCCTCACAGCCACCCCGGGGAGGCGTGCCCACCTGCTCGATCACTTCCGTCGTTTCTGATGACTTTTTTCGC GATATCCCACATTCCGCCCTGACCTCCACATTTCAAAACACACCCGAGGCAAGTTCGTTTTGTTTTTCCTCCGCCAGCACTTCTGCATCTGCAAATGTCGCTGCCGTTGCCGTTAACGCCTCATGCCAAAACTTGAGGGCTCGACCTAGGAATCTTCATTCCAAGAACGTTGAGCACTTATCTTCCAAGTCGACCAGCACCCTCAGATGA
- the LOC131880975 gene encoding uncharacterized protein LOC131880975 isoform X2, with protein sequence MSDALEWWAANEMDRFFSFKGCKRGSKIAHCSQNVQDKRASTKKTKKVFHCSAKIIFNQAEVCQCEDANADGDWCHNAQFKILAYGCLAHSHPIEPRKLRLSEVEKRRVIQMLQSGLRSDVILDKFVPQSANSKPLTYDDVYRIRKACHRLGGTSEGRVSEVENVTALLAEPAFRSFNFGSKFEVMEFPADVTGKVVETSGHFLITWASAIMLDHFRAHPTIISIHGSAGTNSSKFVLISILIFDSNGEGCPILQALAENESQTVVSAALNVLKSLVPEACAKVTTILTDAHPTYINAWRELIHSDVVWSVVHWDGVKDGSKKRTQSASAGPEPILNNGQTNDLKETEQIMMVSIENEDPAQTETAQTSQILSVERFRRTVKQVFRAKMDVASACLGIKQVNKIFYGIETVVPEARLITKTSHTEKSDLLEQPNPRKRKRLAAQIQSVQVPSDIEAQEVSRFMDELAQMKEKVLRAETLLTSQNVDMDVKRDFMNALNSFPMKMVDVPDHPQTS encoded by the exons ATGAGCGATGCATTGGAGTGGTGGGCGGCCAACGAAATGGATcgctttttctccttcaaaggTTGCAAACGGGGCAGCAAGATCGCGCATTGCTCGCAAAATGTCCAGGACAAACGGGCCTCGaccaagaaaaccaaaaaagtgTTCCATTGTAGCGCCAA GATCATCTTCAACCAAGCAGAAGTGTGCCAATGCGAGGACGCCAATGCCGACGGGGATTGGTGCCACAACGCCCAATTCAAGATCTTGGCCTATGGTTGTCTGGCTCATTCACACCCAATTGAGCCGAGGAAGCTACGTCTCTCAGAAGTCGAGAAAAGGCGCGTGATTCAAATGCTCCAATCCGGTCTCCGGTCCGACGTCATCCTGGACAAGTTCGTGCCCCAATCGGCCAATAGTAAACCCTTGACTTATGATGACGTCTACCGAATTCGTAAGGCCTGCCATCGTCTGG GAGGAACCTCCGAAGGCCGGGTATCGGAGGTGGAGAACGTGACCGCCTTGTTGGCCGAGCCCGCCTTTCGCAGCTTCAATTTCGGGTCCAAGTTTGAGGTGATGGAATTTCCAGCTGATGTCACGGGCAAAGTGGTTGAAACCTCGGGCCATTTTCTCATCACGTGGGCGAGTGCGATAATGCTCGACCACTTTCGAGCGCATCCCACCATCATTTCTATTCATGGGTCGGCGGGAACCAACTCGTCCAAATTCGTTTTGATCTCCATTTTAATCTTTG ATTCCAACGGCGAAGGTTGTCCAATTTTGCAAGCCctggctgaaaatgaaagtcaaacAGTGGTTTCCGCCGCCCTTAACGTTTTAAAGTCGCTTGTTCCCGAGGCTTGTGCCAAGGTCACAACCATCCTGACAGATGCTCATCCCACGTACATCAACGCCTGGCGAGAGCTAATCCACTCTGACGTGGTCTGGAGCGTAGTTCATTGGGACGGGGTCAAAGATGGGTCTAAAAAGCGGACCCAATCCGCCTCGGCGGGACCGGAGCCCATTCTCAACAATGGTCAGACCAATGATCTTAAGGAGACGGAGCAGATCATGATGGTGAGTATCGAGAATGAGGATCCCGCCCAGACGGAAACCGCCCAGACGTCGCAAATCTTGAGCGTGGAGCGCTTCCGTCGGACCGTCAAGCAAGTATTTCGAGCGAAGATGGACGTGGCTAGTGCGTGTTTGGGCATAAAACAAGTCAACAAGATCTTTTACGGCATTGAGACCGTTGTGCCAGAGGCCCGGCTCATAACGAAGACATCCCATACAGAGAAATCAGACCTCCTGGAACAGCCGAATCCCAGGAAGCGAAAACGCCTGGCGGCCCAAATCCAATCAGTTCAAGTCCCGAGTGATATCGAG GCGCAAGAGGTGTCTCGATTTATGGACGAACTTGctcaaatgaaggaaaaagtgCTTCGAGCTGAAACCTTATTAACCTCGCAGAATGTGGACATGGATGTCAAACGGGATTTTATGAATGCCTTGAACTCGTTTCCGATGAAGATGGTCGACGTGCCTGATCACCCTCAAACCTCCTAG
- the LOC131880975 gene encoding uncharacterized protein LOC131880975 isoform X1 produces MESLAEIEAPGAPVAKPRVRPNPPPSSSKSSEEVFHCPNCRKTFASRTWCRHHRRKNTCRPPQAAISCQIPHEHHPLREQFDSMSDALEWWAANEMDRFFSFKGCKRGSKIAHCSQNVQDKRASTKKTKKVFHCSAKIIFNQAEVCQCEDANADGDWCHNAQFKILAYGCLAHSHPIEPRKLRLSEVEKRRVIQMLQSGLRSDVILDKFVPQSANSKPLTYDDVYRIRKACHRLGGTSEGRVSEVENVTALLAEPAFRSFNFGSKFEVMEFPADVTGKVVETSGHFLITWASAIMLDHFRAHPTIISIHGSAGTNSSKFVLISILIFDSNGEGCPILQALAENESQTVVSAALNVLKSLVPEACAKVTTILTDAHPTYINAWRELIHSDVVWSVVHWDGVKDGSKKRTQSASAGPEPILNNGQTNDLKETEQIMMVSIENEDPAQTETAQTSQILSVERFRRTVKQVFRAKMDVASACLGIKQVNKIFYGIETVVPEARLITKTSHTEKSDLLEQPNPRKRKRLAAQIQSVQVPSDIEAQEVSRFMDELAQMKEKVLRAETLLTSQNVDMDVKRDFMNALNSFPMKMVDVPDHPQTS; encoded by the exons ATGGAGTCGTTAGCCGAAATTGAAGCCCCAGGCGCACCTGTGGCTAAACCTCGTGTTCGTCCAAACCCGCCACCCTCGTCGTCCAAGTCTTCTGAAGAAGTGTTCCATTGTCCAAATTGCCGAAAGACGTTTGCGTCGCGGACATGGTGTCGCCACCACCGCAGGAAAAACACGTGTCGTCCACCACAA GCGGCGATTTCTTGCCAAATCCCCCATGAGCACCACCCTCTTCGAGAGCAATTTGACTCCATGAGCGATGCATTGGAGTGGTGGGCGGCCAACGAAATGGATcgctttttctccttcaaaggTTGCAAACGGGGCAGCAAGATCGCGCATTGCTCGCAAAATGTCCAGGACAAACGGGCCTCGaccaagaaaaccaaaaaagtgTTCCATTGTAGCGCCAA GATCATCTTCAACCAAGCAGAAGTGTGCCAATGCGAGGACGCCAATGCCGACGGGGATTGGTGCCACAACGCCCAATTCAAGATCTTGGCCTATGGTTGTCTGGCTCATTCACACCCAATTGAGCCGAGGAAGCTACGTCTCTCAGAAGTCGAGAAAAGGCGCGTGATTCAAATGCTCCAATCCGGTCTCCGGTCCGACGTCATCCTGGACAAGTTCGTGCCCCAATCGGCCAATAGTAAACCCTTGACTTATGATGACGTCTACCGAATTCGTAAGGCCTGCCATCGTCTGG GAGGAACCTCCGAAGGCCGGGTATCGGAGGTGGAGAACGTGACCGCCTTGTTGGCCGAGCCCGCCTTTCGCAGCTTCAATTTCGGGTCCAAGTTTGAGGTGATGGAATTTCCAGCTGATGTCACGGGCAAAGTGGTTGAAACCTCGGGCCATTTTCTCATCACGTGGGCGAGTGCGATAATGCTCGACCACTTTCGAGCGCATCCCACCATCATTTCTATTCATGGGTCGGCGGGAACCAACTCGTCCAAATTCGTTTTGATCTCCATTTTAATCTTTG ATTCCAACGGCGAAGGTTGTCCAATTTTGCAAGCCctggctgaaaatgaaagtcaaacAGTGGTTTCCGCCGCCCTTAACGTTTTAAAGTCGCTTGTTCCCGAGGCTTGTGCCAAGGTCACAACCATCCTGACAGATGCTCATCCCACGTACATCAACGCCTGGCGAGAGCTAATCCACTCTGACGTGGTCTGGAGCGTAGTTCATTGGGACGGGGTCAAAGATGGGTCTAAAAAGCGGACCCAATCCGCCTCGGCGGGACCGGAGCCCATTCTCAACAATGGTCAGACCAATGATCTTAAGGAGACGGAGCAGATCATGATGGTGAGTATCGAGAATGAGGATCCCGCCCAGACGGAAACCGCCCAGACGTCGCAAATCTTGAGCGTGGAGCGCTTCCGTCGGACCGTCAAGCAAGTATTTCGAGCGAAGATGGACGTGGCTAGTGCGTGTTTGGGCATAAAACAAGTCAACAAGATCTTTTACGGCATTGAGACCGTTGTGCCAGAGGCCCGGCTCATAACGAAGACATCCCATACAGAGAAATCAGACCTCCTGGAACAGCCGAATCCCAGGAAGCGAAAACGCCTGGCGGCCCAAATCCAATCAGTTCAAGTCCCGAGTGATATCGAG GCGCAAGAGGTGTCTCGATTTATGGACGAACTTGctcaaatgaaggaaaaagtgCTTCGAGCTGAAACCTTATTAACCTCGCAGAATGTGGACATGGATGTCAAACGGGATTTTATGAATGCCTTGAACTCGTTTCCGATGAAGATGGTCGACGTGCCTGATCACCCTCAAACCTCCTAG